A genomic region of Pseudorca crassidens isolate mPseCra1 chromosome 10, mPseCra1.hap1, whole genome shotgun sequence contains the following coding sequences:
- the LOC137233149 gene encoding small ribosomal subunit protein eS27-like, with the protein MDVKCPGCYKITTVFSCAQTVVLYVGCSTVLRRPTGGKARSTEGCLFRRKQH; encoded by the coding sequence atggatGTAAAATGTCCAGGTTGCTACAAGATTACCACGGTTTTCAGCTGTGCTCAGACAGTGGTGCTTTACGTAGGTTGTTCAACAGTGTTGCGCCGGCCAACAGGAGGAAAGGCCAGATCCACAGAAGGGTGTTTGTTTAGAAGAAAGCAACACTAA
- the RHO gene encoding rhodopsin yields the protein MNGTEGLNFYVPFSNKTGVVRSPFEYPQYYLAEPWQFSVLAAYMFLLIVLGFPINFLTLYVTVQHKKLRTPLNYILLNLAVANLFMVFGGFTTTLYTSLHAYFVFGPTGCNLEGFFATLGGEIALWSLVVLAIERYVVVCKPMSNFRFGENHAIMGLALTWIMAMACAAPPLVGWSRYIPEGMQCSCGIDYYTLSPEVNNESFVIYMFVVHFTIPLVIIFFCYGQLVFTVKEAAAQQQESATTQKAEKEVTRMVIIMVVAFLICWVPYASVAFYIFTHQGSDFGPIFMTIPSFFAKSSSIYNPVIYIMMNKQFRNCMLTTLCCGRNPLGDDEASTTASKTETSQVAPA from the exons ATGAATGGGACGGAGGGCCTGAACTTCTACGTGCCTTTCTCTAACAAGACAGGCGTGGTGCGCAGCCCCTTCGAGTACCCGCAGTACTACCTGGCTGAGCCGTGGCAGTTCTCCGTGCTGGCCGCCTACATGTTCCTGCTGATCGTGCTCGGCTTCCCCATCAACTTCCTCACGCTCTACGTCACGGTCCAGCACAAGAAGCTGCGCACGCCTCTCAACTACATCCTGCTCAACCTGGCCGTGGCCAACCTCTTCATGGTCTTCGGTGGCTTCACCACCACCCTCTACACCTCTCTGCACGCGTACTTCGTCTTCGGGCCCACGGGATGCAATCTGGAGGGCTTCTTTGCCACCCTGGGCG GTGAAATTGCCCTGTGGTCCTTGGTGGTCCTGGCCATCGAGAGGTACGTGGTGGTGTGTAAGCCCATGAGCAACTTCCGCTTCGGGGAGAACCATGCCATCATGGGCCTCGCCCTCACCTGGATCATGGCAATGGCCTGTGCCGCGCCCCCCCTCGTCGGCTGGTCCAG GTACATCCCAGAGGGAATGCAGTGCTCGTGCGGGATTGACTACTACACGCTCTCGCCAGAGGTCAACAATGAGTCCTTCGTCATCTACATGTTCGTGGTCCACTTCACCATCCCCCTGGTCATCATATTCTTCTGCTACGGGCAGCTGGTCTTCACAGTCAAGGAG GCCGCTGCCCAACAGCAGGAGTCGGCCACCACGCAGAAGGCCGAGAAGGAGGTCACTCGCATGGTCATCATCATGGTCGTTGCTTTCCTGATCTGCTGGGTGCCCTATGCCAGCGTGGCGTTCTACATTTTCACCCACCAGGGCTCCGACTTTGGCCCCATCTTCATGACCATCCCGTCATTCTTTGCCAAGAGTTCCTCCATCTACAACCCCGTCATCTACATCATGATGAACAAGCAG TTCCGGAACTGCATGCTCACCACCCTGTGCTGTGGCAGGAACCCACTGGGTGACGATGAGGCCTCCACCACTGCCTCCAAGACAGAGACCAGCCAGGTGGCGCCTGCCTAA